Proteins encoded in a region of the Tautonia rosea genome:
- a CDS encoding DUF1559 domain-containing protein, whose product MRLRLNMDRRPGFTLIELLVVIAIIGVLIALLLPAVQAAREAARRAQCTNNLKQIGLALHNYESALGAVAPGRILIEYAPGQYTVNGVLTMIMPFLEETNLEGAYNYDLGYDHLSNQTAATTQVASYVCPSTPEGNRSLEMVNIFGTLQTPGGRAAVTDYYAVRNLRNGAGQPIVGFFGLPNPTFQTIRDGLSNTFWFVEMGGKPTFYLRSGAQPTVPSDFNWYGPWAGNNGLALNTYTADGRLRPGPCTMNCSNEFQPYAFHPGGANYSFADGSVRFIKETIHPDLFRALGSPRGGEVVDAF is encoded by the coding sequence ATGAGACTGCGTCTCAACATGGATCGACGACCGGGCTTCACGCTAATCGAGTTGTTGGTGGTGATCGCCATTATTGGGGTGCTGATTGCCTTGTTGTTGCCGGCCGTGCAAGCGGCCCGAGAGGCGGCGAGGAGAGCCCAATGCACGAACAACCTGAAGCAGATTGGGTTGGCCTTGCACAACTACGAGAGTGCGCTGGGGGCGGTGGCTCCCGGCCGCATCCTGATTGAGTACGCTCCGGGTCAGTACACGGTGAACGGCGTCTTGACGATGATCATGCCGTTTCTTGAGGAGACGAACCTGGAGGGGGCCTATAACTACGACCTCGGGTACGACCACCTGAGCAATCAGACCGCAGCGACCACGCAGGTTGCCTCGTATGTGTGTCCGTCGACTCCGGAGGGGAACCGTTCGCTGGAGATGGTCAACATTTTTGGGACGCTTCAGACCCCCGGCGGACGAGCGGCGGTGACCGATTACTACGCCGTCCGCAACCTGAGAAACGGCGCTGGTCAGCCGATTGTCGGGTTCTTCGGGCTGCCGAATCCGACCTTCCAGACGATCCGCGATGGTTTGTCCAACACTTTCTGGTTTGTCGAGATGGGGGGGAAGCCAACCTTTTACCTGCGATCGGGAGCTCAGCCGACGGTTCCCAGTGATTTCAACTGGTATGGTCCCTGGGCCGGCAACAACGGGCTGGCGTTGAACACTTACACGGCTGATGGGCGGCTTCGGCCGGGTCCGTGCACCATGAATTGCAGCAACGAGTTCCAGCCGTATGCCTTTCACCCCGGCGGCGCGAACTATTCATTCGCTGACGGCTCGGTCCGGTTCATCAAGGAGACGATCCACCCCGATCTGTTCCGGGCGCTCGGCTCGCCTCGGGGCGGGGAGGTTGTCGATGCCTTCTGA
- a CDS encoding SGNH/GDSL hydrolase family protein: MWALVRSLSMNVAVAAMPGLVRKATSVPLGIGTVGDSYTDEYRFYEPDRATALSWVEILALTRSLNFGRFALDDLGAPRHRGFAYNWAQSGATSDDALNAGQHTGLAEQIGDGLVDLAFVFLGGNDFIEATDADRPWIDAAEVGRRASANLNTIVSTLLDASPSVRVILATVPGLRGLPEIRHDLAAGTIDPQRLDALSVALRRFNASLRAIVRREPRVGLADLEFEARVAEAVLPRFVTVGGRRLDRLVPGNGIGHLFLADGRHIGTIGQGLIAQRFVRSAFVHFGFGIPPLTHREIVSLADSLAPTAETDLVIAHPE, translated from the coding sequence ATGTGGGCCCTGGTTCGTTCGCTGTCGATGAACGTCGCTGTGGCAGCGATGCCGGGCCTCGTCCGCAAGGCGACGTCAGTGCCCCTGGGGATCGGGACCGTGGGTGATAGTTACACCGACGAGTACCGATTTTACGAGCCCGACCGTGCGACCGCCCTGAGCTGGGTTGAAATTCTTGCCCTGACTCGGTCCTTGAATTTTGGCAGGTTCGCACTCGATGACCTTGGTGCCCCTCGCCACCGCGGCTTCGCCTACAACTGGGCCCAGAGCGGAGCGACCTCCGACGATGCTTTGAACGCCGGCCAGCACACTGGCCTGGCCGAGCAAATCGGTGACGGGCTAGTCGATCTGGCCTTCGTCTTCCTCGGCGGGAATGACTTCATCGAGGCGACCGACGCGGATCGCCCCTGGATCGACGCCGCCGAGGTCGGCCGCCGCGCCTCGGCCAATCTGAACACGATCGTCTCCACCTTGCTCGACGCCTCTCCCTCCGTTCGAGTGATTCTGGCCACGGTTCCCGGTTTGCGAGGCTTGCCCGAGATTCGACACGATCTGGCTGCCGGCACGATTGACCCTCAGCGGCTCGATGCCCTCTCTGTGGCCTTGCGGCGCTTCAACGCCTCGCTTCGAGCCATCGTCCGCCGGGAGCCTCGCGTCGGTCTGGCCGACCTGGAGTTCGAGGCCCGCGTGGCGGAAGCGGTCTTGCCCCGCTTTGTGACCGTCGGCGGTCGTCGCCTCGATCGCCTCGTCCCCGGCAACGGCATCGGCCACCTGTTTCTGGCCGATGGCCGGCACATCGGCACGATCGGCCAGGGGCTAATTGCCCAGCGCTTCGTCCGCTCGGCCTTCGTCCACTTCGGCTTCGGCATCCCCCCCCTCACTCACCGTGAGATCGTCTCGCTTGCCGACAGCCTTGCTCCCACGGCCGAAACCGATCTGGTGATCGCCCATCCCGAGTAA
- a CDS encoding FG-GAP repeat domain-containing protein, with translation MDDLLRRCVVWSCLVALWGAGVGLKAPESRGDETVRMAEYYGFLPLEIYKLDTRISGVVVADLDGDGKDDVAVANNARSRIDLLLTTEGPSDEDGAFGFGANRLTSTQRMRITSIPVNKEVVSLQAGDLDGDGKIDLAFYGKPAELTVLYNLGDARFGRPRRVPTGPAAESNSALALGDLNQDGRLDLTLMTSQEIITILQLADGSLGRPDRLPHTAPRPGVLKLVDIDGDGGDDLALLSGGDEYPIRVRFSRPGGRLGPEERFEIGQARAVAYGNLNGKPGAEVLTIESQTGRAVVHELRDGPSQDEERKGRLIVHPLPPGTTRNRALAVGDLDGDTRPDVVVTDPTNAQVFVVLQDDPDSGLGAVTTYPGLVGGSSLRMADLDGDGKDELFVLSEQEKQIGLSRMVDGRLSFPTPLPTFGGDPVGLTVGDLSGNGQPTVIYLAREKVEGKDVFTLRGLKRSETGDFSPLTWGTTDAVPIDGLTGPPRDIQILDVNRDGSLDILIFDPYAPPALLLGQGAEAAPKRSESRPGPLAGIAPSALTRSTLGDAEALLVAQGTFARSIRLDESGQWEVREQFNSGRTTAQLQAAAAIDLDGKGDQEIVMLDRTSKSLLILESPDDGATYRLASTLPVGTIDFLGLHLGDFDGDGKDDLLIGGTDKFAVVLTGEGGRRLEQIANFATDRQDGRLADLIAGDLNADGIPDILVTDTINHYIDILPFLDGNLTRGLSFQVFEQKSFRNLDDLIEPREMALGDVNGDGRTDLVLLVHDRILVYRQDSGDAPTAEPIAETDANEVEDADVPNSQTIDAGGTAANLLDDDPE, from the coding sequence ATGGATGACCTCTTGCGCCGGTGTGTCGTATGGAGTTGTCTGGTCGCACTTTGGGGAGCCGGAGTGGGACTCAAGGCCCCCGAATCCCGAGGCGACGAAACCGTCCGAATGGCCGAGTATTACGGCTTTCTCCCGCTGGAGATTTACAAGCTCGACACACGGATCAGCGGCGTGGTGGTCGCCGACCTCGACGGCGACGGCAAGGACGATGTCGCGGTCGCCAATAACGCCCGGAGCCGAATCGACCTGCTCCTGACCACCGAGGGACCGTCGGACGAAGACGGCGCCTTCGGCTTCGGCGCCAATCGGCTGACCAGCACCCAACGGATGCGGATCACGAGCATCCCGGTCAATAAGGAGGTGGTCAGCCTCCAGGCCGGCGATCTCGACGGCGACGGCAAGATCGACCTGGCCTTTTACGGCAAGCCAGCCGAGCTGACCGTCCTGTACAACCTGGGAGACGCCCGGTTCGGCCGGCCTCGCCGCGTGCCGACCGGCCCGGCGGCCGAGAGCAACTCGGCTCTGGCCCTGGGTGATCTGAACCAGGACGGTCGACTTGACCTGACGCTGATGACTTCACAGGAGATCATCACGATTCTTCAACTGGCGGACGGCTCGCTCGGGCGTCCCGATCGGCTGCCGCACACTGCGCCGAGGCCGGGAGTGCTGAAACTGGTCGACATCGACGGCGACGGCGGCGACGACCTGGCCTTGCTTTCCGGAGGCGACGAATATCCCATCCGGGTCCGCTTTTCGAGGCCCGGCGGTCGGCTCGGCCCGGAGGAGCGGTTCGAGATCGGCCAGGCGCGGGCCGTGGCCTACGGTAACCTCAATGGCAAACCCGGCGCGGAGGTGCTCACCATCGAATCGCAGACCGGCCGGGCTGTGGTCCACGAACTGCGAGACGGGCCATCGCAGGACGAGGAGCGGAAAGGACGCCTGATCGTTCATCCCTTACCCCCCGGCACGACCCGAAACCGGGCGCTGGCCGTGGGGGATCTGGATGGTGACACCCGGCCCGACGTGGTGGTGACCGACCCCACGAACGCTCAGGTCTTCGTCGTGCTTCAAGACGACCCGGATTCGGGACTCGGCGCCGTCACCACGTATCCGGGATTGGTTGGCGGCTCGTCGCTTCGGATGGCGGACCTCGACGGCGACGGCAAGGACGAGCTGTTCGTGCTCTCGGAACAGGAGAAGCAGATCGGCCTGAGCCGAATGGTGGACGGTCGTCTTAGCTTCCCAACCCCCCTGCCCACCTTCGGCGGCGACCCGGTCGGCCTGACCGTCGGCGACCTGTCCGGGAACGGCCAGCCAACCGTGATCTACCTGGCCCGCGAGAAAGTGGAAGGCAAGGACGTCTTCACCCTCCGAGGGCTGAAGCGCTCTGAGACCGGCGACTTCAGCCCCTTGACCTGGGGAACGACCGACGCCGTGCCGATCGACGGCCTGACCGGGCCTCCTCGGGACATCCAGATCCTCGACGTGAACCGTGACGGCTCGCTCGACATCCTGATCTTCGACCCCTACGCCCCCCCTGCCCTCTTGCTCGGCCAAGGGGCCGAGGCCGCGCCGAAACGCAGCGAGAGCCGCCCCGGCCCGCTCGCCGGAATCGCTCCGAGTGCCTTGACCCGCTCAACGCTTGGAGACGCGGAGGCCCTTCTCGTGGCCCAGGGCACCTTCGCCCGGAGCATCCGCCTCGACGAATCGGGCCAGTGGGAAGTCCGCGAGCAGTTCAACTCGGGCCGGACGACCGCACAACTTCAGGCCGCCGCGGCGATCGACCTCGACGGCAAGGGGGACCAGGAAATCGTGATGCTCGACCGGACGTCGAAGTCCCTCCTGATCCTCGAAAGCCCGGACGACGGGGCAACCTATCGCCTGGCCTCAACGTTGCCCGTGGGCACGATCGACTTCCTCGGCCTGCACTTGGGAGACTTCGACGGCGACGGCAAAGACGACCTCCTGATCGGCGGCACCGACAAGTTCGCCGTCGTCCTGACCGGCGAAGGGGGGCGTCGGCTAGAGCAGATCGCCAACTTCGCTACCGATCGTCAGGACGGCCGCCTTGCCGACCTGATCGCCGGCGACCTGAATGCCGACGGTATCCCCGACATTCTGGTCACCGACACGATCAACCACTACATCGACATTCTTCCGTTCCTCGATGGTAACTTGACCCGCGGCCTCTCGTTCCAGGTCTTCGAGCAGAAGTCATTCCGCAACCTCGACGACCTGATCGAGCCCCGCGAAATGGCCCTCGGCGACGTGAATGGCGACGGCCGGACCGATCTCGTCTTGCTCGTTCACGACCGAATTCTGGTGTATCGCCAGGATTCTGGCGACGCTCCGACAGCCGAGCCCATTGCCGAGACCGACGCCAACGAGGTCGAAGATGCGGACGTTCCGAACTCGCAGACGATTGACGCGGGCGGGACCGCGGCCAATCTCCTCGACGACGATCCCGAATGA